A genomic region of Pontibaca methylaminivorans contains the following coding sequences:
- a CDS encoding PaaI family thioesterase, producing the protein MLVLERDELAAYLDEVFPQVRDDFRIERLSPGEITLRLLTDERHLRPGGTVSGPVMFALADVAVYALVLAMIGRQALAVTTNCSIDFMRKPAAGRDLLAGAKLLKLGRTLAVGDVLIRSEGNEAPVARATLTYSIPPAPRPDVG; encoded by the coding sequence ATGCTGGTTCTGGAGCGCGACGAACTTGCCGCCTATCTCGACGAGGTGTTTCCGCAGGTGCGCGATGATTTCCGCATCGAGCGGCTGTCGCCGGGCGAGATCACGCTGCGGCTGCTGACCGATGAGCGTCACCTGCGCCCCGGCGGGACGGTCTCGGGGCCGGTGATGTTCGCGCTGGCCGATGTGGCGGTCTATGCGCTGGTGCTGGCCATGATCGGGCGGCAGGCGCTTGCGGTGACGACGAACTGCTCGATCGACTTCATGCGCAAACCCGCGGCCGGGCGCGATCTTCTGGCCGGGGCGAAGCTGCTCAAGCTCGGCCGCACGCTTGCGGTCGGCGATGTGCTGATCCGTTCGGAAGGAAACGAAGCGCCGGTGGCACGTGCGACGCTGACCTATTCGATTCCGCCCGCGCCGCGCCCGGATGTGGGGTAA
- the trmFO gene encoding methylenetetrahydrofolate--tRNA-(uracil(54)-C(5))-methyltransferase (FADH(2)-oxidizing) TrmFO codes for MSEPLHIVGAGMAGSEAAWQAAELGVKVVLHEMRPAVATFAHKSGDFAEMVCSNSFRSDDDEQNAVGLLHWEMRAAGGLIMTSADAHRLPAGGALAVDRELFARTTTETLRAHPNISVSYEEIDALPSSGHWIFATGPLTSPALAEAIMAETGAEALAFFDAIAPIVHFDSIDMSRAWMQSRYDKGETEAERTAYLNCPLDRAIYEAFIDALLAAEKAEFREGETAGYFDGCLPIEVMAERGRDTLRFGPMKPIGLTNPHAPDNKPYAVVQLRRDNALGTLYNMVGFQTKMKYGAQADVFRMIPGLENARFARLGGIHRNTFLNSPRLLDGQMRLRSRPGIRFAGQITGVEGYVESAAMGLVAGRMAAAEMLGRELAPPPPTTASGALITHITGGAEARSFQPMNVNFGLFPPVPEIRGGRRGRRERYRAYTDRAKADWQGWLHHAAHEPAPVTD; via the coding sequence ATGAGCGAACCGCTTCATATCGTCGGCGCCGGCATGGCCGGATCCGAGGCCGCGTGGCAGGCGGCGGAGCTCGGCGTGAAGGTGGTGCTGCACGAGATGCGCCCCGCTGTTGCGACCTTTGCCCACAAGAGCGGCGATTTCGCCGAGATGGTCTGTTCCAACTCCTTCCGTTCGGATGACGACGAACAGAATGCGGTCGGCCTGCTGCATTGGGAAATGCGCGCGGCGGGCGGGCTGATCATGACAAGCGCCGACGCGCATCGCCTGCCGGCCGGCGGGGCGCTCGCGGTCGATCGCGAACTCTTCGCCCGGACCACCACCGAAACGCTGCGTGCCCACCCCAACATTTCCGTGTCTTATGAGGAAATTGACGCGCTCCCTTCATCCGGTCACTGGATCTTTGCCACCGGGCCGCTCACGTCCCCCGCGCTGGCCGAGGCGATCATGGCCGAGACCGGGGCCGAGGCGCTGGCCTTCTTCGACGCCATCGCCCCGATCGTCCATTTCGACAGCATCGACATGTCGCGCGCCTGGATGCAGTCGCGTTACGACAAGGGCGAGACCGAGGCCGAGCGCACCGCCTATCTGAACTGCCCGCTCGACCGCGCGATCTATGAAGCCTTCATCGACGCGCTGCTCGCGGCGGAGAAGGCCGAATTCCGCGAAGGCGAGACCGCCGGCTATTTCGACGGTTGCCTGCCGATCGAGGTCATGGCCGAACGGGGCCGCGACACGCTGCGTTTCGGCCCGATGAAACCGATCGGCCTGACGAACCCGCATGCGCCGGACAACAAGCCCTATGCGGTGGTGCAGTTGCGCCGCGACAATGCGCTCGGCACACTCTATAATATGGTCGGCTTCCAGACAAAGATGAAATACGGCGCGCAAGCCGATGTTTTCAGGATGATTCCGGGGCTCGAAAACGCCCGTTTCGCGCGGCTCGGCGGGATCCATCGCAACACGTTCCTGAACTCTCCGCGCCTGCTCGACGGGCAGATGCGGCTGCGCTCGCGGCCCGGTATCCGCTTCGCCGGGCAGATCACCGGGGTCGAGGGCTATGTCGAAAGCGCCGCCATGGGGCTGGTTGCGGGCCGGATGGCGGCGGCGGAGATGCTGGGGCGCGAACTTGCGCCGCCGCCGCCCACCACCGCGAGCGGCGCGCTCATCACCCATATCACCGGCGGCGCCGAGGCGCGCAGCTTTCAGCCCATGAACGTGAATTTCGGCCTCTTCCCCCCGGTCCCGGAAATCAGGGGCGGACGGCGCGGCCGACGTGAACGTTATCGCGCCTATACCGACCGCGCCAAGGCCGACTGGCAGGGCTGGCTGCATCACGCGGCACATGAGCCCGCTCCTGTAACCGACTGA
- the purL gene encoding phosphoribosylformylglycinamidine synthase subunit PurL has product MQEPDITPDLIESHGLTPQEYDDILRILDRTPTFTELGIFSAMWNEHCSYKSSKKWLRTLPTTGPQVICGPGENAGIVDIGDGQAVVFKMESHNHPSYLDPYHGAATGIGGILRDVFTMGARPFAAMNALSFGTVTHPKTAELVREAVAGMRDYAGTVGVPTVGGELRFHAAYDGNCLVNAFAAGLVDTDSIFYSAASGVGMPVVYLGAQTGRDGVGGATMASAEFDEATEAAPPSVQQGDPDTERRLMEATLELMATGAVIAIQDMGAAGLTCSAVEMGDKGGLGMKLMLDKVPQRDADLNAYEMMLSETQERMLMVLRPEKEAEARAIFEKWDLHHAVIGETTADDRFVVLHNNETKADLPLSTLAGSAPEYDREWEAPAFPEPLEETFDIDPIEGLRALIGSPNYCSRQWVIGQLENETAANLLLRGPGHGAGIARVPGGDKLLAFTSDVTPRYVTADPLEGGKQAVAEAWRNLTATGAVPLACTDNLNFGNPERPEIMGQLVSAIRGIGAACLALDMPVVSGNVSLYNETDGRAILPTPSIGAVGLLADESEVIGYDVGEGHQLIVIGETEGHLGQSALLAEMFGREEGTPPPVDLAAERRNGDFIRENRALIRACTDLADGGLALAAFELAEPEGLGVTLDPVPTALLFGEDQARYLVSCDFDQAEMLMIAAGKAEVPIACVGRLGGKSFRVGKSEAPMAELSALYRGALEGAIA; this is encoded by the coding sequence ATGCAAGAGCCTGACATCACGCCCGACCTGATCGAGAGCCACGGGCTCACGCCGCAGGAATATGACGACATCCTGCGCATTCTGGACCGCACCCCCACATTTACCGAGCTCGGCATCTTCTCGGCCATGTGGAACGAGCACTGCAGCTACAAATCCTCGAAGAAATGGCTGCGCACCCTGCCCACCACCGGCCCGCAGGTGATCTGCGGCCCCGGCGAGAACGCGGGCATCGTCGATATCGGCGACGGACAGGCCGTCGTGTTCAAGATGGAAAGCCACAACCACCCGAGCTATCTCGACCCCTATCACGGCGCGGCGACCGGCATCGGCGGCATCCTGCGCGATGTGTTCACCATGGGCGCGCGGCCCTTCGCGGCGATGAACGCGCTGTCCTTCGGCACGGTCACGCATCCGAAAACCGCCGAACTGGTCCGCGAGGCGGTGGCCGGCATGCGCGACTATGCCGGCACCGTGGGCGTTCCGACTGTCGGGGGCGAACTGCGCTTTCATGCGGCCTATGACGGCAACTGCCTTGTGAACGCCTTTGCCGCCGGGCTCGTCGATACCGACAGCATCTTCTATTCCGCCGCCTCGGGCGTCGGCATGCCGGTGGTCTATCTCGGTGCGCAAACCGGGCGCGACGGGGTCGGCGGCGCCACCATGGCGAGCGCCGAATTCGACGAGGCGACCGAGGCCGCGCCGCCCTCCGTCCAGCAGGGCGATCCCGATACCGAACGGCGCCTGATGGAGGCGACGCTGGAACTGATGGCCACCGGCGCGGTGATCGCGATCCAGGACATGGGGGCCGCCGGCCTCACCTGTTCGGCGGTCGAGATGGGCGACAAGGGCGGGCTCGGCATGAAGCTCATGCTCGACAAGGTGCCGCAGCGCGACGCCGACCTCAACGCCTACGAGATGATGCTGTCCGAAACGCAGGAGCGCATGCTGATGGTGCTGCGCCCCGAAAAGGAGGCCGAGGCGCGGGCGATCTTCGAGAAATGGGATCTGCATCACGCCGTGATCGGCGAAACCACCGCCGATGACCGTTTCGTCGTGCTGCACAACAACGAAACCAAGGCCGACCTGCCGCTTTCGACCCTTGCCGGTTCGGCCCCCGAATACGACCGCGAATGGGAGGCCCCGGCCTTTCCCGAGCCGCTGGAGGAAACCTTCGACATCGACCCGATCGAGGGGCTGCGGGCGCTGATCGGTTCGCCGAACTACTGTTCGAGACAATGGGTCATCGGTCAGCTTGAAAACGAGACCGCCGCGAACCTGCTGCTGCGCGGGCCGGGCCACGGCGCCGGCATCGCCCGGGTTCCGGGCGGCGACAAGCTGCTTGCCTTCACCAGCGACGTGACGCCGCGCTATGTCACGGCGGATCCGCTCGAGGGCGGCAAGCAGGCGGTGGCCGAGGCGTGGCGCAACCTCACCGCGACCGGTGCCGTGCCGCTTGCCTGCACCGACAACCTGAATTTCGGCAACCCCGAACGCCCCGAGATCATGGGCCAGCTGGTCAGCGCGATCCGCGGCATCGGCGCGGCCTGCCTCGCACTCGACATGCCGGTCGTGTCGGGGAACGTCTCGCTTTACAACGAGACCGACGGCCGGGCGATCCTGCCGACGCCCTCCATCGGCGCGGTCGGGTTGCTTGCGGACGAGAGCGAGGTCATCGGCTATGATGTCGGCGAGGGGCATCAGCTGATCGTGATCGGCGAGACCGAGGGTCATCTCGGGCAATCCGCCCTGCTGGCCGAGATGTTCGGCCGTGAAGAGGGCACGCCGCCCCCGGTCGACCTGGCCGCCGAGCGCCGCAACGGGGATTTCATCCGCGAGAACCGCGCCCTGATCCGCGCCTGCACCGATCTTGCCGATGGCGGGCTCGCGCTCGCGGCCTTCGAACTGGCCGAACCCGAGGGGCTTGGAGTCACGCTCGACCCGGTGCCGACCGCCCTGCTGTTCGGCGAGGATCAGGCGCGCTATCTCGTATCCTGCGATTTCGACCAGGCCGAGATGCTGATGATCGCCGCCGGAAAGGCCGAAGTGCCGATCGCCTGCGTGGGCCGGCTTGGCGGCAAGAGCTTCCGCGTCGGCAAGTCCGAGGCCCCGATGGCCGAGCTTTCCGCGCTTTACCGCGGCGCGCTCGAGGGCGCGATCGCCTGA
- a CDS encoding cell division protein ZapA, with the protein MPELIIQIGGRDFEVSCQAGEEPYLEAAARLLDNEAQVVSQEIGRMPEARMLLMAGLLLADKTVALEERARAAETELARLQARPAPVPERVEVPVVPGAVVDTLAELAARIEALADAMEESAGDALDGIRGKQPDGP; encoded by the coding sequence ATGCCCGAACTCATCATCCAGATCGGCGGCCGCGATTTCGAGGTCTCCTGCCAGGCCGGGGAAGAACCCTATCTCGAGGCCGCCGCGCGGCTGCTCGACAACGAGGCGCAGGTGGTCTCGCAGGAGATCGGGCGGATGCCCGAGGCGCGGATGCTGCTGATGGCCGGGCTCCTGCTGGCCGACAAGACCGTCGCGCTCGAGGAACGGGCCCGCGCGGCGGAAACCGAACTTGCCAGGCTGCAGGCGCGCCCGGCGCCGGTCCCGGAACGGGTCGAGGTGCCGGTGGTGCCGGGCGCGGTGGTCGATACGCTCGCAGAGCTTGCCGCGCGGATCGAGGCGCTGGCCGATGCGATGGAAGAATCCGCGGGCGATGCGCTGGACGGCATCCGCGGCAAGCAACCGGACGGCCCGTAA
- a CDS encoding metallopeptidase family protein, which translates to MNEREQNTDDIHTLAQAALDALPAPFRDAAQQVALRTTDWPGEDMLAEFGISDPLELTGLYEGIPLTEKSVFDQPSAPDTIWLFRQPILAEWRERGDVTLGALVAHVLVHELAHHFGWSDADIAHIDRWWE; encoded by the coding sequence ATGAACGAACGGGAACAGAACACGGACGACATCCACACGCTGGCGCAGGCCGCGCTCGACGCCCTGCCCGCCCCGTTCCGCGATGCCGCGCAGCAGGTCGCCCTGCGCACCACCGACTGGCCGGGAGAGGACATGCTCGCCGAGTTCGGAATCAGCGATCCGCTTGAACTCACCGGCCTGTACGAGGGGATCCCCCTGACCGAGAAATCGGTTTTCGATCAGCCCTCGGCGCCGGACACGATCTGGCTGTTCCGCCAGCCGATCCTTGCCGAATGGCGCGAGCGCGGCGATGTGACGCTCGGCGCCTTGGTCGCGCATGTGCTGGTGCACGAACTTGCCCATCATTTCGGCTGGAGCGACGCCGACATCGCACATATCGACCGCTGGTGGGAATGA
- the rplM gene encoding 50S ribosomal protein L13, with translation MKSFSATPADIDKKWILIDAEGIVLGRLASIVAMRLRGKHKPTFTPHMDMGDNVIVINADKVQMTGRKREEHVYWHTGHPGGIKSRTKQQILEGAHPERVVMQAVKRMLPGNRLSRKVMTNLRVYAGTDHPHEAQQPEVLDVKAMNKKNTRSA, from the coding sequence ATGAAAAGCTTTTCTGCCACACCAGCAGATATCGACAAGAAATGGATCCTGATCGACGCCGAGGGCATCGTTCTGGGCCGTCTTGCCTCGATCGTCGCCATGCGCCTGCGTGGCAAGCACAAGCCGACCTTCACCCCGCATATGGACATGGGCGACAACGTGATCGTCATCAACGCCGACAAGGTGCAGATGACCGGCCGCAAGCGCGAGGAACATGTCTACTGGCACACCGGCCATCCGGGCGGGATCAAGTCGCGCACCAAGCAGCAGATCCTTGAAGGTGCACATCCCGAACGCGTGGTCATGCAGGCGGTCAAGCGGATGCTTCCGGGCAACCGTCTCAGCCGGAAGGTGATGACCAACCTGCGCGTCTATGCCGGTACCGACCATCCCCACGAGGCGCAGCAGCCCGAGGTGCTGGATGTGAAGGCGATGAACAAGAAGAACACGCGGAGCGCATGA
- the gluQRS gene encoding tRNA glutamyl-Q(34) synthetase GluQRS, with protein sequence MIFTTRFAPSPTGPLHLGHAYSALLAHDMARAAGGRFLLRIEDTDTGRTRPEWEALIFEDLRWLGLAWEEPVLRQSEHLPRYGAALARLARAGLLYPCSCSRSDIRAALAAPQEGVPAGPAYPGTCRGRSMADRRPGDALRLDMARALEHVAGHPPPTYRESGPFGPGVHEVSPDELLISVGDPVLARKEIGTPAYVLAATVDDAHQGISHVIRGADLIPTTALQRLLQTLLGLPTPQYHHHRLIRDESGRRLAKRDDARAIAAWRADGASPVDIRERVGLGRG encoded by the coding sequence GTGATATTCACAACCCGATTTGCACCGTCGCCCACCGGCCCCCTGCATCTCGGACATGCCTATTCCGCATTGCTTGCGCATGACATGGCGCGGGCCGCGGGCGGGCGGTTCCTGCTGCGGATCGAGGACACCGACACGGGCCGCACCCGCCCCGAATGGGAGGCGCTCATCTTCGAGGATCTGCGCTGGCTCGGGCTCGCCTGGGAAGAGCCCGTGCTGCGCCAGTCCGAACATCTGCCCCGTTATGGCGCGGCCCTCGCGCGGCTCGCGCGCGCGGGGCTTCTCTATCCCTGTTCCTGCAGCCGCAGCGACATCCGCGCCGCGCTTGCCGCCCCGCAGGAAGGCGTGCCCGCCGGTCCGGCCTATCCCGGCACCTGCCGCGGGCGTTCCATGGCGGACCGGCGGCCCGGCGATGCGCTGCGGCTCGACATGGCGCGGGCGCTCGAACATGTGGCCGGGCATCCGCCGCCCACCTATCGCGAAAGCGGCCCGTTCGGCCCGGGTGTGCACGAAGTCAGCCCGGACGAACTGCTGATATCGGTCGGCGATCCGGTGCTTGCGCGCAAGGAGATCGGCACCCCCGCCTATGTGCTGGCCGCGACGGTCGATGATGCGCATCAGGGCATCAGCCATGTGATTCGCGGCGCCGACCTGATCCCGACCACGGCGCTCCAGCGGCTGCTGCAGACGCTGCTTGGCCTGCCGACGCCGCAATACCACCATCACCGCCTGATCCGCGACGAATCGGGGCGCCGGCTGGCCAAGCGCGACGATGCCCGCGCGATCGCCGCCTGGCGCGCCGACGGGGCGAGTCCGGTCGACATCCGCGAACGGGTCGGGCTCGGGCGCGGCTAG
- the rpsI gene encoding 30S ribosomal protein S9, translating to MAEEIKTLEGLEAAVTEGAVLQEAGPDREPQRDDLGRSYATGKRKDAVARVWIRPGSGRVTVNGKEMNRYFARPVLQMILRQPFQVAGVEDQFDVNATVKGGGLSGQAGAVKHGISKALQLYDPTLRASLKAAGFLTRDSRVVERKKYGKAKARKSFQFSKR from the coding sequence ATGGCCGAAGAGATCAAGACACTCGAGGGACTCGAGGCAGCCGTGACCGAGGGTGCCGTGCTGCAGGAGGCCGGGCCCGACCGCGAACCCCAGCGCGACGATCTGGGCCGCTCCTATGCCACGGGCAAGCGCAAGGATGCCGTCGCCCGCGTCTGGATCCGCCCGGGTTCGGGCCGGGTCACGGTAAACGGCAAGGAAATGAACCGGTATTTCGCCCGCCCGGTGCTGCAGATGATCCTGCGCCAGCCGTTCCAGGTGGCCGGGGTCGAGGACCAGTTCGACGTGAACGCCACCGTCAAGGGCGGCGGGCTTTCGGGGCAGGCCGGTGCGGTCAAGCACGGGATCTCGAAGGCGCTGCAGCTTTACGACCCGACGCTTCGCGCATCGCTCAAGGCCGCCGGCTTCCTGACCCGCGACAGCCGCGTGGTCGAGCGCAAGAAATACGGCAAGGCCAAGGCGCGCAAGAGCTTCCAGTTCTCCAAGCGCTGA
- the grxD gene encoding Grx4 family monothiol glutaredoxin, with amino-acid sequence MTAKTRIEDTVKANDVVLYMKGTKDMPQCGFSSRVAGVLNYMGVDYADVNVLADEEIRQGIKDYSNWPTIPQLYVKGEFIGGCDIITEMTLSGELDTLFDEKQVTYNKEAADKIREANS; translated from the coding sequence ATGACTGCAAAGACCCGGATCGAAGACACCGTAAAGGCCAATGACGTCGTGCTTTACATGAAGGGCACCAAGGACATGCCGCAATGCGGATTTTCCTCGCGCGTGGCCGGGGTGCTGAATTACATGGGCGTCGATTATGCCGATGTGAACGTCCTTGCGGACGAAGAGATCCGCCAAGGCATCAAGGATTACTCCAACTGGCCGACCATCCCGCAGCTTTACGTCAAGGGCGAATTCATCGGCGGCTGCGACATCATCACCGAGATGACCCTTTCGGGCGAACTTGATACGCTGTTCGACGAAAAGCAGGTGACCTACAACAAGGAAGCCGCCGACAAGATCCGCGAAGCCAACAGCTGA
- the hisI gene encoding phosphoribosyl-AMP cyclohydrolase yields MPFDPDTLKYDGNGLLPCIAQEEATGEVLMLAWMNRESIRATLDSGRVTYWSRSRGALWAKGETSGHVQELVDLRIDCDRDCLLALVRQHGPACHTNRRSCFYTALRGGAEVELMTPES; encoded by the coding sequence ATGCCATTCGATCCAGACACGCTGAAATACGACGGCAACGGCCTGCTTCCCTGTATCGCGCAGGAAGAGGCCACGGGCGAGGTGCTGATGCTGGCCTGGATGAACCGCGAATCGATCCGCGCAACGCTTGACAGCGGGCGTGTCACCTACTGGTCGCGATCGCGCGGCGCGCTCTGGGCCAAGGGGGAGACCTCGGGCCATGTGCAGGAACTGGTTGACTTGCGCATCGACTGCGACCGCGACTGCCTGCTGGCGCTGGTGCGCCAGCACGGGCCGGCCTGCCACACCAACCGGCGCAGCTGCTTCTATACGGCGCTGCGGGGCGGGGCCGAGGTCGAACTGATGACACCCGAGTCCTGA
- a CDS encoding BolA/IbaG family iron-sulfur metabolism protein encodes MAMEAQEIEDLIRATFPDATIRITDLAGDGNHFAAEVIDESFRGQNRVQQQRAVYAALKGKMDGSQGELHALALTTKAPD; translated from the coding sequence ATGGCCATGGAAGCCCAGGAGATCGAAGACCTGATCCGCGCCACCTTTCCCGACGCCACCATCAGGATCACCGATCTTGCCGGCGACGGAAACCACTTTGCCGCCGAAGTCATCGACGAAAGCTTCCGCGGACAGAACCGGGTGCAGCAGCAACGCGCGGTCTATGCCGCGCTCAAGGGCAAGATGGACGGTTCCCAGGGCGAATTGCACGCGCTGGCGCTGACCACCAAGGCCCCGGACTGA
- a CDS encoding homoserine O-succinyltransferase yields the protein MPIKIPENLPAYDVLTREGVMVMSEDEAGRQDIRPLRIGLLNLMPMKIETETQFARLIGATPLQIELVLIRMSDHESRHVAADHMESFYQPFRALRDSHLDGLIITGAPIEHLSFDEVTYWDELREIFAWTQTNVHSTFGVCWGGMAMIHHFHGVTKHLLPHKAFGCFPHRNLVPASPYLRGFSDTCVIPVSRWTEMRQAEIDAAPGLVTLLGSDEVGPCLVEDRAHRALYIFNHFEYDSDTLKREYDRDVAAGVAINVPINYYPDDDPGRPPLNRWRSHAHLLYGNWINEIYQTTPFDITQIGK from the coding sequence ATGCCCATCAAGATCCCGGAAAATCTGCCCGCCTACGATGTCCTGACCCGCGAGGGGGTCATGGTCATGTCCGAGGACGAGGCCGGGCGGCAGGACATCCGCCCGCTGCGCATCGGGCTGCTCAACCTGATGCCGATGAAGATCGAGACCGAGACGCAGTTCGCGCGTCTGATCGGGGCCACGCCGCTGCAGATAGAACTGGTTCTGATCCGCATGAGCGACCACGAGTCGCGCCATGTCGCCGCCGATCACATGGAAAGCTTCTACCAGCCGTTCCGCGCGCTTCGCGACAGCCATCTCGACGGGCTGATCATCACCGGCGCGCCGATCGAACATCTGTCCTTCGACGAGGTGACATACTGGGACGAACTGCGCGAGATCTTCGCCTGGACACAAACCAACGTCCATTCGACCTTCGGCGTCTGCTGGGGCGGGATGGCGATGATCCACCATTTTCACGGCGTGACGAAACATCTTTTGCCGCACAAGGCCTTCGGCTGCTTTCCGCATCGCAACCTGGTCCCGGCCTCGCCCTATCTGCGCGGGTTTTCCGACACCTGCGTGATCCCGGTGTCGCGCTGGACCGAGATGCGCCAGGCCGAGATCGACGCCGCGCCGGGCCTCGTCACGCTGCTGGGAAGCGACGAGGTCGGCCCCTGCCTGGTCGAGGACAGGGCGCATCGCGCGCTCTATATCTTCAACCACTTCGAATATGACAGCGATACGCTCAAGCGCGAATACGACCGCGACGTGGCGGCGGGCGTTGCGATCAACGTGCCGATCAACTACTACCCCGACGACGATCCGGGCCGGCCGCCGCTCAATCGCTGGCGAAGTCATGCACATCTTCTTTATGGCAACTGGATCAACGAGATCTACCAGACCACGCCATTCGACATCACGCAGATCGGCAAATAA
- a CDS encoding iron-sulfur cluster assembly scaffold protein: protein MAANSDLIKLYSGRILALAADIPHLGTLASPDARVKRRSPLCGSTVSVDLRIKDGHIVEFAQDVKACALGQAAAAVVGANVVGATEARIRKARDQLLAMLKDNGPVPDAPFDGLEVLLPARDYTNRHASIMLSIEATLEAFEKAEAAAAQSCA, encoded by the coding sequence ATGGCCGCCAACAGCGATCTGATCAAGCTCTATTCCGGGCGCATTCTGGCGCTTGCGGCCGATATCCCGCATCTCGGAACGCTTGCCTCACCGGATGCGAGGGTCAAGCGCCGCTCGCCCCTGTGCGGGTCGACCGTGAGCGTGGACCTGCGCATCAAGGACGGGCACATCGTCGAGTTCGCGCAGGACGTGAAAGCCTGTGCGCTTGGCCAGGCGGCCGCGGCGGTGGTCGGCGCCAATGTGGTCGGCGCGACCGAGGCCCGGATCCGCAAGGCGCGCGATCAGCTTCTTGCCATGCTGAAGGACAATGGCCCGGTGCCGGACGCGCCTTTCGACGGGCTCGAGGTGCTGCTGCCGGCGCGCGATTACACGAATCGTCATGCGTCGATCATGCTGAGTATCGAGGCCACGCTCGAAGCCTTCGAAAAGGCCGAGGCCGCCGCCGCGCAAAGCTGCGCCTGA